The following are encoded together in the Paraburkholderia sp. BL10I2N1 genome:
- a CDS encoding AraC family transcriptional regulator, with the protein MLSARFEAAGPWALRFPAYRHVKFGGVVKGDRWVWIEGVTAPAKMEEGDFCLLTDGSPYCFASAPGVELQDGEKVFASHQGADGIVRYGRGQMRTISVGGAFQFDGDMSGLLLNLLPPLVLVSADSPDVRSLSAALELIRAETESVRPGAAAMAGSIANIVLVNILRAHLAASPRSAGWLGALSDPRIGSALRMVHEEIARRWKVEELALKVGMSRTAFIERFKDLVGLPPVEYLIRWRMTMARDALKTGDDNLSSIAAAVGYASETTFSSTFKRMFGQSPSRYRSEARSKV; encoded by the coding sequence GTGCTTTCGGCCCGCTTTGAGGCCGCCGGTCCTTGGGCCCTGCGATTTCCCGCCTATCGTCATGTCAAATTCGGCGGAGTGGTCAAGGGCGATCGATGGGTATGGATTGAAGGCGTCACCGCGCCCGCGAAAATGGAAGAGGGAGACTTCTGTCTCCTCACTGACGGATCGCCCTACTGTTTTGCCAGCGCTCCCGGCGTGGAACTGCAAGACGGGGAGAAGGTGTTTGCCAGTCACCAGGGGGCGGATGGGATTGTTCGCTATGGACGGGGACAAATGCGCACGATCAGCGTCGGAGGAGCCTTCCAGTTCGACGGTGACATGAGCGGCTTGCTGCTCAATTTGCTGCCCCCACTGGTTCTCGTTTCCGCGGATTCTCCGGATGTCAGATCGTTGAGTGCGGCCCTCGAATTGATCAGGGCAGAGACAGAGTCAGTTCGGCCTGGAGCCGCAGCGATGGCGGGCAGCATCGCGAATATTGTGCTGGTGAACATCCTGCGGGCTCATCTTGCCGCCAGCCCGAGGTCGGCGGGCTGGCTGGGCGCGTTGTCGGATCCAAGGATCGGCTCCGCCCTAAGGATGGTGCATGAAGAAATAGCACGTCGCTGGAAGGTGGAGGAACTGGCGTTGAAGGTTGGCATGTCCCGCACGGCGTTCATTGAGCGCTTCAAGGATCTCGTGGGGTTGCCTCCAGTGGAATATCTGATCCGCTGGCGCATGACGATGGCCAGGGATGCCCTGAAAACGGGCGACGACAATCTCTCGAGCATCGCCGCCGCCGTCGGCTACGCGTCCGAAACCACTTTTAGTTCGACTTTCAAAAGGATGTTTGGTCAGAGCCCCAGCCGGTATCGCTCGGAAGCACGAAGCAAGGTTTGA
- a CDS encoding LysR family transcriptional regulator: MDTIPQRNEGDVELDLHHLQVFDVLLTEHSLTKAARVLNLSQPALSKTLARLRLYFGDPLFVRVALRMEPTPKALELAEPVRAILKKIRALRSDHASFDPKTSTRKFSFFLVDAGVVKIFPALLNYLAAEAPGICVQSIPCDAQHLDLWLESGLVDLAIGSFPSLTMGIRRLPLWTETYVSVTRKDHPRIGPHPSKEQFVAEKHALVSALGTGHEHLAIERLIESEVPRRNIVCRVPVFTSAALIAKHSDVIATVPKNLAVAMSRDLDLQLVEPPIALPKLQIAQYWHDRCHLEPGNQWLRNTFRKLFSTPG; this comes from the coding sequence ATGGACACTATTCCACAAAGGAATGAAGGCGATGTCGAACTCGACCTCCACCATCTGCAAGTATTCGACGTACTGCTGACCGAACACAGCCTGACCAAAGCCGCGCGCGTGCTAAATCTATCTCAGCCCGCGTTGAGCAAGACGCTGGCGCGACTCCGATTGTATTTTGGCGACCCGCTTTTTGTGCGCGTAGCGCTGCGCATGGAGCCCACACCGAAGGCCCTCGAACTCGCAGAACCCGTGAGGGCGATATTAAAAAAAATTCGTGCGCTGCGTTCGGACCACGCGTCGTTCGATCCAAAGACGTCAACGCGTAAGTTCAGCTTCTTTCTTGTTGACGCAGGTGTGGTAAAGATCTTCCCTGCGCTGTTGAACTACCTGGCCGCTGAAGCGCCGGGCATATGCGTGCAGTCGATTCCGTGCGATGCCCAACATCTCGATCTGTGGCTTGAATCGGGCCTCGTCGACCTGGCAATCGGCTCCTTCCCTTCGTTGACAATGGGTATTCGGCGTCTACCGCTGTGGACCGAGACCTATGTAAGCGTGACACGCAAAGACCACCCGCGCATCGGCCCGCATCCAAGCAAAGAACAGTTTGTCGCGGAGAAGCACGCGCTCGTGTCCGCATTAGGTACCGGGCACGAACACCTGGCAATTGAGCGGCTCATCGAGTCCGAAGTGCCGCGTAGGAACATAGTGTGTCGCGTCCCTGTTTTTACTTCGGCCGCGCTGATCGCTAAACACTCCGACGTGATCGCCACGGTGCCAAAGAATCTTGCCGTTGCAATGAGTCGCGACCTGGACTTGCAACTGGTTGAGCCGCCGATCGCATTGCCCAAACTGCAGATCGCTCAGTACTGGCACGATCGATGCCACCTCGAACCCGGCAACCAATGGCTTCGAAATACGTTTCGCAAGCTTTTTTCGACGCCCGGGTAA
- a CDS encoding intradiol ring-cleavage dioxygenase, translating to MRNLNEQTVTQAVLGLLSGTPDPRLKFVLTSLITHLHDFARDVELTEQELQAGILFLTATGQKCDDKRQEFILLSDVLGLSMLTVAMNNKKPDGCTESTVFGPFHVEGAPAYENGADIANGAVGEPCLVRGTVKDRNGEPIAGAELEVWQADATGNYDVQYPDLETHQGRGVLRSQQDGSFEFRTVVAVAYPIPVDGPVGDLLRATARHPWRPAHLHFMIKAKNYQTLVTHVFRNGDQYLDSDAVFGVRQTLVADWIKQPDGGYMLTYDFVLNPAS from the coding sequence ATGCGCAATCTCAATGAACAAACTGTCACGCAAGCTGTGCTCGGTCTCTTATCCGGCACCCCGGACCCTCGCTTGAAATTCGTACTCACCAGCCTCATCACTCATCTGCATGACTTCGCCCGTGATGTCGAACTAACGGAACAGGAGTTGCAAGCAGGGATTTTATTCCTTACCGCGACGGGGCAAAAATGTGACGACAAGCGGCAGGAATTCATTTTGTTGAGTGACGTCCTCGGGTTGTCGATGTTGACCGTCGCGATGAACAACAAAAAGCCGGACGGGTGCACGGAATCGACTGTTTTTGGACCATTCCACGTAGAAGGCGCGCCTGCGTATGAGAACGGTGCCGACATCGCCAATGGCGCGGTTGGCGAACCTTGCCTCGTGCGAGGCACCGTGAAGGATCGCAACGGCGAACCGATTGCCGGGGCAGAGTTGGAGGTTTGGCAGGCCGACGCTACGGGGAACTATGACGTTCAGTATCCGGATCTCGAGACCCATCAAGGTAGAGGCGTACTCAGGTCCCAACAAGACGGTAGTTTTGAATTTCGTACCGTTGTTGCTGTCGCATACCCCATTCCGGTCGATGGCCCAGTGGGCGATTTGCTGCGTGCCACCGCACGCCACCCCTGGCGCCCCGCCCACCTTCATTTCATGATCAAGGCGAAAAATTACCAGACGTTGGTCACGCACGTATTTCGCAACGGCGACCAATATCTGGATTCCGATGCTGTTTTTGGCGTTCGACAAACGTTGGTAGCCGATTGGATCAAGCAGCCTGACGGTGGCTACATGTTGACTTACGATTTCGTCCTAAACCCCGCAAGTTGA
- a CDS encoding maleylacetate reductase: MNEFIFESHPQRVVFGAGALSRLEAEVDLLGARRTLILATPDQFRDAERIAAILGVRVAGVFDRAAMHVPVEVAREARELARRLDADCAIAIGGGSTTGLGKAIALESDFPVLAIPTTYAGSEMTPIYGITEAGLKKTGRDIRVMPKTVIYDPELTYSLPVSLSVSSAINAIAHAAEGLYAMDANPITDLMAAEGIAAIGRALPLLTLDAEDAHVRHARADALYGAWLCGSVLGAVAMSLHHKLCHTLGGSFNLPHAETHTIILPHALAYNATAASRAMERIARALNGTSAPQAVFDLAKMNGARLALKDIGMNASDLDKACAIALQNQYPNPRPLEKAAIRQLLQDAYEGVRPQI, translated from the coding sequence ATGAATGAATTTATTTTTGAAAGCCATCCGCAGCGGGTCGTATTCGGCGCCGGTGCTCTGAGCCGGCTCGAAGCGGAAGTCGATCTACTTGGCGCACGTCGCACACTGATACTCGCAACACCTGATCAGTTTCGGGATGCAGAACGGATAGCGGCAATTCTCGGAGTTCGTGTCGCCGGCGTGTTCGATAGGGCGGCTATGCATGTGCCGGTTGAAGTTGCCCGCGAAGCACGCGAACTGGCACGCCGTCTTGACGCCGACTGTGCCATAGCGATCGGTGGTGGTTCGACGACAGGACTCGGAAAGGCCATAGCACTCGAGTCCGACTTTCCGGTCCTTGCTATTCCGACTACCTACGCCGGTTCTGAAATGACGCCGATCTACGGCATAACCGAAGCAGGGTTGAAGAAGACCGGTCGCGATATTCGTGTCATGCCGAAGACAGTGATCTACGATCCCGAACTGACGTACTCGCTGCCGGTATCTTTAAGCGTGAGCAGCGCGATCAACGCAATCGCCCATGCGGCAGAAGGTCTATACGCCATGGACGCCAATCCGATCACAGATCTGATGGCCGCCGAAGGCATCGCTGCCATCGGACGAGCGCTGCCCCTACTGACGCTCGACGCTGAAGATGCGCACGTTCGGCATGCGCGAGCGGACGCGCTCTATGGCGCGTGGCTGTGTGGATCGGTGCTAGGGGCCGTGGCGATGTCGCTGCATCATAAGCTGTGTCATACATTAGGCGGTAGCTTCAACCTACCGCATGCGGAAACCCACACTATCATCTTGCCGCATGCACTGGCCTACAACGCGACGGCCGCCTCACGGGCGATGGAGCGTATCGCGCGTGCGCTCAACGGCACCAGCGCACCGCAAGCCGTTTTCGATTTGGCGAAAATGAACGGTGCACGGTTGGCGCTGAAAGATATTGGAATGAACGCATCTGACCTCGATAAGGCATGCGCGATCGCGCTGCAGAATCAATATCCGAATCCACGTCCGCTGGAGAAAGCGGCTATAAGACAGTTGCTACAAGACGCGTACGAGGGTGTGCGACCGCAGATCTGA
- a CDS encoding FAD synthetase family protein, whose protein sequence is MIVISDPREFNLSGSAVSIGMFDGVHRGHRRVLRKLRERGLALQLPTVLVTFDHHPLATLRPASCPALLSTLEGRADLLASTGHVDYCLVLKFDQERSTESADDFVRRTLVSMLGMRSLIVGENFACGSGRQGNIEYLDNLGGYLGFDVRPVPLRPPNACIENGAHCSSSETRRLIQLGDITSANAMLNRPHELPGTVFGPSDSACRVIDVAVPRDMCSPPVGDYAGTVKRQDVAAPWIGAILQVREQHSRIGARTVRLLVERDTEIALGEAMTVRFLDRARSAASRVAFGAMVLI, encoded by the coding sequence ATGATAGTCATCTCCGATCCACGTGAATTCAATTTGTCCGGGTCGGCCGTGTCGATCGGGATGTTCGATGGCGTTCACCGTGGGCACAGGCGCGTTCTGCGGAAGTTGCGAGAACGAGGATTGGCCCTGCAGCTTCCTACCGTCTTAGTGACATTTGATCATCATCCGCTTGCCACGTTGCGTCCCGCATCCTGCCCTGCGCTCTTATCGACCCTTGAAGGTCGTGCGGATTTGTTAGCGTCCACTGGTCATGTTGACTATTGTCTTGTTCTGAAATTTGATCAGGAGCGAAGTACGGAATCGGCAGACGATTTTGTGCGGCGGACTCTGGTGAGCATGCTGGGCATGCGCTCACTTATCGTTGGCGAGAATTTCGCCTGCGGCAGTGGGCGCCAAGGGAATATTGAGTATTTGGACAATCTTGGTGGTTACCTGGGATTCGACGTACGTCCCGTGCCGCTGCGGCCGCCGAATGCGTGCATTGAGAACGGTGCTCATTGTTCGTCAAGCGAAACAAGGCGGCTCATCCAGCTAGGCGATATTACCAGCGCAAATGCAATGCTGAATCGCCCCCACGAGCTGCCCGGGACGGTGTTCGGGCCGAGTGATTCCGCTTGCCGTGTGATCGACGTTGCGGTGCCCCGCGATATGTGCTCACCGCCGGTCGGAGATTACGCAGGAACCGTAAAAAGGCAGGACGTTGCGGCGCCCTGGATCGGCGCTATCTTGCAAGTTCGAGAGCAACATTCACGGATTGGCGCGCGCACGGTGCGTTTGCTTGTTGAGAGGGACACTGAAATAGCCCTCGGTGAGGCGATGACCGTCCGATTCCTTGATAGGGCGAGGTCGGCCGCAAGCCGCGTCGCATTCGGTGCGATGGTCCTGATCTGA
- a CDS encoding malonic semialdehyde reductase codes for MVDENFLDRVFHKGRSQNGWLAEPVSDEQLKQVYELMKWGPTSVNCSPARIVFVRSEAGKAILKNALSPGNVDKGMTAPVLAVIGYDTRFYDDLPRLFPHNPAVKTWFEGEAKAGFAETTAFRNGTLQGGYLIAAARAVGLDCGPMSGFDNAKVDAAFFAGTSIKSNFICGLGRGDPSKLFARSPRLSFEEACKLI; via the coding sequence ATGGTTGATGAAAATTTTTTGGACCGTGTGTTTCATAAGGGTCGTAGCCAAAACGGGTGGCTTGCTGAGCCGGTATCGGACGAGCAACTGAAGCAAGTGTACGAACTGATGAAGTGGGGTCCCACTTCAGTAAATTGTTCGCCGGCTCGGATCGTTTTCGTGCGCAGTGAAGCCGGTAAGGCAATACTGAAGAACGCTCTCAGTCCGGGAAATGTAGATAAGGGCATGACGGCGCCGGTGCTCGCGGTTATCGGTTATGACACTCGCTTCTACGATGATCTGCCCAGACTCTTTCCGCATAATCCCGCTGTAAAGACCTGGTTCGAAGGCGAAGCGAAGGCCGGGTTCGCTGAAACAACGGCTTTTCGCAACGGGACTCTGCAGGGCGGATATCTGATCGCGGCGGCACGCGCGGTCGGTCTGGACTGCGGCCCGATGTCGGGTTTCGACAATGCGAAGGTTGACGCCGCATTTTTCGCTGGCACGTCGATTAAGTCGAACTTCATTTGCGGCCTGGGTCGCGGGGACCCCTCCAAGTTGTTCGCTCGCAGCCCACGGCTCTCCTTTGAAGAAGCCTGCAAGCTAATTTGA
- a CDS encoding 4-hydroxyphenylacetate 3-hydroxylase N-terminal domain-containing protein: MIRTGRQYLESLNDGRQVWVGNEKIDNIATHPKTRDYAQRHADFYDLHHRPDLQDVMTYVDENGKRRSMQWFGHHNKDQLRRKRKYHETVMREMAGASFPRSPDVNNYVLQTYLDDPTPWETQSIGAEGHIKAKNIVNFVNFAKDNDFNCAPQFVDPQMDRSNPEAQARSPGLRIVEKNEKGIVVNGIKAIGTGVAFADWIHIGVFFRPGIPGEQVIFAATPVNAKGVTIVCREGVVKDDPIEHPLASQGDELDGMTLFENVFIPWSHVFHIGNPEHAKLYPQRVFDWLHYHALVRQMVRAELMAGLAVLITEHIGTNKIPAVMTRVAKLIGFHQAMLAHVIAAEELGFHTPGGHYKPNILVYDFGRALYLENFSQMIYELVDLSGRSALIFASEDQWNDATLNPWFERLNSGPVGKPHDRVQIGRVIRDLFLTDWGSRLFVFENFNGTPLQAIRTLTMQRAEFSGSGPYARLARKVCGIESEIDDNSDYKATADYAKALDSARHQESLALSGTMSI; this comes from the coding sequence ATGATCCGAACCGGTCGTCAATACCTCGAATCCCTGAATGACGGGCGTCAAGTCTGGGTGGGAAACGAAAAAATCGATAACATCGCTACGCACCCGAAAACGCGTGACTATGCGCAGCGCCATGCAGATTTCTACGACTTGCATCATCGCCCCGATTTGCAGGATGTCATGACCTATGTCGACGAAAATGGGAAGCGACGTTCAATGCAATGGTTCGGCCATCACAACAAGGACCAACTCCGGCGTAAGCGGAAGTACCACGAGACAGTGATGCGCGAAATGGCTGGCGCATCCTTTCCCCGTAGTCCCGATGTGAATAACTACGTATTGCAGACTTACCTGGATGATCCGACGCCGTGGGAAACTCAATCCATTGGTGCGGAAGGTCACATCAAGGCGAAAAATATCGTTAACTTCGTCAACTTTGCGAAAGACAACGATTTTAATTGCGCACCGCAATTTGTCGATCCGCAAATGGACCGGTCCAATCCGGAAGCACAGGCGCGCTCGCCGGGTCTGCGCATAGTCGAGAAGAATGAGAAGGGAATCGTTGTCAACGGGATCAAAGCGATCGGCACCGGCGTCGCTTTTGCCGACTGGATCCATATCGGCGTATTTTTTAGGCCCGGCATTCCTGGCGAGCAGGTCATTTTTGCGGCAACTCCGGTCAATGCCAAAGGGGTGACGATCGTTTGTCGTGAAGGCGTGGTGAAGGATGATCCGATCGAACACCCGCTGGCCTCTCAGGGCGATGAACTCGACGGTATGACTCTTTTCGAGAATGTGTTCATTCCGTGGTCGCATGTCTTCCATATTGGCAATCCTGAGCATGCCAAGCTATACCCGCAACGCGTGTTCGACTGGCTGCATTACCATGCGCTGGTTCGCCAGATGGTGCGCGCCGAGCTGATGGCCGGACTGGCCGTCCTGATCACTGAGCATATCGGAACCAACAAGATTCCGGCCGTCATGACTCGCGTAGCGAAGCTAATTGGTTTTCACCAGGCCATGCTAGCCCACGTTATCGCGGCAGAGGAATTGGGTTTTCACACGCCAGGCGGGCACTACAAGCCCAATATTCTGGTCTACGACTTCGGCCGCGCGCTGTATCTCGAGAACTTCTCCCAAATGATCTACGAGCTGGTCGACCTTTCCGGCCGTAGTGCTCTGATCTTCGCCAGCGAAGATCAGTGGAACGATGCGACGCTCAATCCGTGGTTTGAACGCTTGAATAGCGGCCCCGTCGGCAAGCCACATGACCGCGTTCAGATCGGCCGGGTAATCCGTGACCTGTTCCTGACGGACTGGGGTAGCCGCCTGTTCGTTTTCGAGAATTTCAACGGCACGCCGCTGCAAGCCATTCGCACGCTGACCATGCAACGGGCGGAATTCTCTGGCTCGGGCCCGTACGCAAGGCTCGCTCGCAAGGTTTGTGGAATCGAGTCGGAAATCGACGACAACAGCGATTACAAAGCGACTGCCGACTACGCCAAAGCGCTCGATTCGGCACGGCATCAAGAATCGCTGGCGCTCAGCGGAACAATGTCCATCTGA
- a CDS encoding flavin reductase, which translates to MSNTQKRQELAAASAIATLLANLPETGSADVSATEFREALSKAITPVTILATDGSSGRAGVTCSAVCSVCDTPPTILVCVNRNSFANGVIKANGILTVNWLSADQSELSQLFAGVGGLSMPERFAKSQWGTLASGAPYCKEAMMTLDCHVADAIEVGTHSLIFARVIATTKADERHPLAYYQRAYATTHPAPL; encoded by the coding sequence ATGTCTAACACGCAGAAGAGACAAGAATTAGCGGCCGCTTCGGCAATTGCCACGCTGCTGGCAAATTTGCCGGAGACAGGATCCGCCGACGTGAGCGCGACTGAATTCAGGGAGGCGCTCTCCAAGGCAATCACTCCCGTGACTATCCTGGCGACTGACGGATCGAGTGGCAGAGCTGGCGTTACCTGCTCTGCAGTCTGTTCAGTATGCGACACGCCTCCGACTATCCTGGTTTGCGTAAACCGCAACAGCTTCGCTAACGGCGTAATCAAAGCGAACGGGATACTAACTGTGAACTGGCTAAGTGCAGATCAAAGTGAACTGTCCCAGCTTTTCGCCGGAGTCGGTGGGCTGTCAATGCCAGAACGGTTTGCCAAGAGTCAGTGGGGTACCCTGGCAAGCGGCGCGCCGTACTGCAAAGAAGCAATGATGACGCTCGACTGTCATGTTGCAGATGCTATTGAGGTTGGAACGCACAGCCTCATTTTCGCACGCGTTATCGCAACCACTAAAGCAGACGAGCGCCACCCCCTTGCTTACTACCAGCGCGCCTATGCAACAACCCACCCCGCACCGCTTTAA
- a CDS encoding ABC transporter substrate-binding protein — protein sequence MLSIDLTYVGAGIHEELIAHVADQEGYFEDEGVHVALRDGAVWKIERVRTGATIGLGRALLSRMIDGIQWTALSVNTHRPLFWFVGANGVKSMEDLRGRRLAVHGARTAPGVFARIVLRKHGLDPDRDVECVGRIPGDYQMDLRRLRDGSIDAAYVGSTLSAEQVAREEGFSVLSWVGDHFEIPTVGLAVDPSRISLDDPALQALVRAYKRSLKTIAEQPSLAVEHIASMLGRLTSAEAEQHYEQYVRPHFTSDGRVDLKVAKEGVAAVAAELGVPAGTADQMYMTTL from the coding sequence ATGCTCTCGATTGACCTGACTTATGTCGGGGCCGGTATTCACGAGGAACTGATCGCGCATGTAGCCGATCAAGAGGGATATTTCGAAGATGAAGGTGTTCACGTCGCCCTCCGCGACGGAGCGGTTTGGAAGATTGAACGTGTGCGCACCGGCGCAACCATCGGTCTTGGTCGGGCTCTGTTGTCGCGGATGATTGACGGCATCCAATGGACAGCCCTCAGCGTCAACACGCACCGACCGCTCTTTTGGTTCGTCGGCGCTAACGGCGTGAAGTCCATGGAAGACCTTCGAGGCCGTCGACTGGCGGTCCACGGGGCCCGCACTGCCCCCGGAGTCTTCGCGCGGATCGTGCTGCGCAAGCACGGACTGGATCCCGATCGCGACGTGGAATGCGTGGGGCGAATCCCGGGTGACTACCAGATGGACCTGCGACGCCTTCGCGACGGCTCGATTGATGCGGCTTACGTGGGCAGCACGTTATCGGCTGAACAGGTCGCCCGCGAGGAAGGTTTTTCGGTGCTGTCCTGGGTGGGCGACCACTTCGAGATCCCCACCGTGGGACTCGCCGTGGACCCTTCGCGCATCTCGCTTGACGATCCGGCCCTGCAGGCGCTGGTGCGGGCGTACAAGCGGTCGCTCAAGACGATCGCCGAACAGCCCAGCCTGGCTGTCGAACACATCGCTTCAATGTTGGGCCGACTGACCAGTGCGGAAGCGGAGCAACACTATGAGCAGTACGTCCGCCCGCATTTCACTTCCGACGGTCGAGTGGACCTCAAAGTTGCCAAAGAAGGGGTCGCTGCAGTCGCCGCGGAACTCGGTGTCCCTGCGGGAACTGCCGACCAGATGTACATGACGACCTTGTAA
- a CDS encoding SDR family oxidoreductase, protein MAVALITGASRGIGAAIAMALAEQGYKVVVNHRASAPQAEDVVATIVAAGGEAVAIKGDVTEPDDVAAMVDEINQRWGGVDVLVHNALTPYDVTSFANLSWEQLGGKVDTELRAAFLATKAVVPGMISRGHGRLIYLSALLSRRPRDGMITLGTAKAALDQFVRYVALELARHGITANLVAPTTVEGATSAGLISAERLKTIAASIPMGRLARPGEVANTVAYLASDASGFTTGHYIPVSGGFGME, encoded by the coding sequence ATGGCAGTCGCGCTAATCACTGGAGCCAGCCGGGGCATTGGTGCGGCTATTGCGATGGCTCTGGCCGAACAAGGATACAAGGTGGTCGTCAACCATCGCGCCAGTGCGCCCCAGGCCGAAGACGTGGTCGCGACGATCGTCGCGGCCGGTGGAGAGGCTGTGGCGATTAAAGGCGACGTCACCGAGCCTGACGATGTCGCCGCCATGGTCGATGAAATTAATCAGCGATGGGGCGGGGTCGACGTTCTCGTGCACAACGCGTTGACGCCGTATGACGTTACCTCATTTGCCAACCTAAGCTGGGAGCAACTCGGCGGCAAGGTGGACACTGAACTGCGCGCCGCCTTCCTGGCAACGAAGGCTGTTGTGCCAGGGATGATTTCTCGTGGCCACGGGCGGCTGATCTATCTGAGTGCCCTGCTGTCGCGTCGTCCGCGTGACGGGATGATTACGTTGGGCACCGCTAAGGCGGCCCTGGACCAGTTCGTGCGATACGTCGCTCTGGAGCTGGCGCGCCACGGAATCACCGCCAACCTCGTTGCGCCGACCACCGTGGAGGGCGCTACTTCGGCCGGGCTGATCTCCGCTGAACGGCTGAAGACAATCGCTGCGTCCATACCGATGGGACGTCTTGCCCGTCCTGGCGAAGTGGCAAATACGGTGGCGTATCTGGCAAGTGACGCGTCGGGTTTCACCACCGGCCACTACATTCCGGTGAGCGGCGGCTTTGGTATGGAGTGA
- a CDS encoding transporter → MSFFELRGYCRAVSIPLLAGAAIASCSGIATVHATENGGNNYPVGVNTLLAGVQPPPGNHIYVYLQEYEATTLEGNNGNPSGSVSEFSLHAQAAAFRLSHVWRDVTFLGATLETRTNIPFVNLDLHFDAHTPKGTVYKSGTATGLSDLTVGPLFLGWHLGNLHQVVGLEFFLPTGSFDASRLVNPGRNYYSMQPNYAVTWMPVPNVEFSARALYSVNSVNHVTDYHSGNEFIVDYNVGVRFTPMWQVGTSGYFYRQMTDDTQHGQSVNGNGNRGQVIAVGPSIAYSSRKFSVALKYQREMLVRNRPEGNRIWLQMYMPFQ, encoded by the coding sequence ATGTCTTTTTTCGAGTTGCGCGGCTATTGTCGCGCTGTCAGTATCCCGCTTCTGGCGGGCGCTGCGATTGCATCATGCAGCGGGATAGCGACCGTGCATGCCACGGAAAACGGCGGGAACAACTACCCCGTCGGCGTGAACACGCTGCTTGCGGGCGTTCAGCCGCCGCCGGGCAATCACATTTACGTGTACCTGCAGGAATACGAGGCGACGACGCTCGAAGGCAATAACGGGAACCCGTCAGGCAGCGTATCGGAGTTCTCGCTGCACGCGCAAGCGGCGGCATTCAGGTTGTCTCATGTCTGGCGGGATGTGACGTTCCTCGGCGCAACCCTCGAGACGCGGACGAACATTCCGTTTGTGAATCTCGATCTGCACTTCGACGCGCACACGCCAAAAGGCACGGTCTACAAGAGCGGCACCGCGACCGGGCTGTCGGACCTGACTGTTGGGCCGCTCTTCCTCGGCTGGCATCTGGGCAACCTGCATCAAGTGGTAGGCCTCGAATTCTTTCTGCCGACCGGCAGTTTCGACGCAAGCCGGCTCGTGAACCCGGGGCGAAACTACTACTCGATGCAGCCAAACTACGCCGTCACGTGGATGCCGGTGCCGAATGTGGAGTTTAGTGCGCGTGCGCTTTACAGCGTGAATTCGGTGAATCACGTAACCGACTATCACTCGGGGAACGAGTTTATCGTCGACTACAACGTTGGGGTCCGCTTTACTCCGATGTGGCAGGTCGGGACGAGCGGATATTTCTATAGACAGATGACAGACGATACACAGCACGGACAGTCGGTAAATGGCAACGGCAACCGCGGACAGGTGATTGCTGTGGGCCCGTCCATCGCGTACAGCAGCCGTAAATTTTCCGTGGCGCTCAAGTATCAGCGCGAAATGTTGGTCCGCAATCGGCCAGAGGGGAATCGCATCTGGCTGCAGATGTATATGCCGTTCCAATAG